In Oncorhynchus tshawytscha isolate Ot180627B linkage group LG23, Otsh_v2.0, whole genome shotgun sequence, the following proteins share a genomic window:
- the LOC112246168 gene encoding protein eva-1 homolog B, translated as MDAKRKEMDLLSNSIAAYAHIKENPESFGLYFVIGVCFGLVLTLCLLVIRISCKPRTNIPASTPEKKHLKDFSEDECDEDSEDEDEEEEGDVEAPAPMPTTEIPIGNHHNHSQSDGTLSVNVFTSAEELERAQRLEERERIIREIWRNGQPDILGSGTGTIGRVHYY; from the exons ATGGACGCAAAGAGGAAAGAGATGGACCTCCTGAGCAACAGCATAGCTGCTTATGCACACATCAaag AGAACCCAGAGAGCTTTGGGCTGTACTTTGTGATTGGGGTTTGTTTTGGCCTGGTCCTCACCCTCTGCCTCCTGGTCATCCGGATCTCCTGCAAGCCCCGCACCAACATCCCGGCCTCCACGCCCGAGAAGAAACACCTGAAGGACTTCAGTGAGGACGAATGTGATGAAGATAgcgaggatgaggatgaggaagaggagggtgacgtCGAAGCACCTGCCCCCATGCCCACCACAGAGATTCCCATTggcaaccaccacaaccacagccAATCGGACGGGACACTGAGCGTTAACGTGTTCACGTCGGCCGAGGAGCTAGAGCGGGCACAGCGATTGGAGGAGAGGGAGCGAATCATACGGGAGATCTGGAGGAATGGGCAGCCTGATATCCTGGGTTCAGGAACAGGCACTATAGGTCGGGTGCACTACTACTAA